A single Phragmites australis chromosome 4, lpPhrAust1.1, whole genome shotgun sequence DNA region contains:
- the LOC133913993 gene encoding probable glycerol-3-phosphate acyltransferase 2 encodes MAAAAGRADLAAATYSISRLSEILSPILTFRLTRDRAADRAAMQAKLWGPSGGGGGLVVCPEGTTSREPFLLRFSPLFAELGPDVALHSAVGMFLDPVECAGACDSPEAARTVANEVQRRIAEALGYTCTGLTRRNKYLMLAGNEGLVDVDHGAKKNTTCTS; translated from the exons atggccgccgccgccgggcgcGCGGACCTCGCTGCCGCGACGTACAGCATCAGTCGCCTCTCGGAGATCCTGTCGCCCATCCTCACCTTCCGCCTTACCCGAGACCGCGCGGCTGACCGCGCCGCCATGCAGGCGAAACTGTGGGGGcccagcggcggcgggggcggcctGGTGGTCTGCCCCGAGGGCACCACCAGCCGCGAGCCGTTCCTACTGCGGTTCAGCCCGCTATTCGCCGAGCTCGGCCCCGACGTGGCGCTGCACTCGGCGGTGGGCATG TTCCTGGACCCCGTCGAGTGCGCCGGCGCCTGCGATAGCCCGGAGGCGGCGCGCACAGTGGCGAACGAGGTACAGCGGCGGATCGCGGAGGCGCTGGGGTACACGTGCACGGGGCTGACGAGGAGGAATAAGTACCTCATGCTCGCCGGCAACGAAGGGCTCGTCGACGTCGACCACGGCGCCAAGAAGAACACTACTTGTACTAGCTAG
- the LOC133915081 gene encoding uncharacterized protein LOC133915081, which yields MARRGNQNKSGPNQASPNWQNTADGDVLSTPKRGAADSENPSSHVQGRPKGSEGSSDKKARSSKKNSISSSGKSDDRVSYKQQQMDTSCDISSSEENDLPSRTTKNRSGSKKSSRRGFGKKNLIEQTSLPRLAENVLEKTRCMACMAASIFRASMMYVVEESKRFIDRKRPTINTLMAIVNKGHAYAFSKFEYVYPIARAWMLNAGRLMLLALAVWLDCNVRGFDSLLRLGTNSLLAILWCSMLSIFAMIGIKKMLIFVVIAASAVAFIGIGFGILLISVLAAVILWFYGSFWTTSSVIILGGASFFLKRERLALLVTCLYSMYCARSYVGWLGLLLSLNLSFFSSDVLVQFLKNKVDNKKSNGSSRNSERSSGRSGNMFEEFQQASADSTSQSGYPQASDRGPGYPSTSGAEKELTSEDEVARLLNCTDHYSALGFRRYENIDVSSLKREYKKKAMLVHPDKNMGNDKAADAFKKLQNAYEVLLDSLKRKTYDDELRREELLNYFRRFQSVSQKNGRNGSFQHGFSPSEGVDEGPYSLSRRIACKKCGDFHLWIYTGRAKSQARWCQDCKEFHQAKDGDGWFEQSFQPVLFGMLHKPDLPHAYVCAESYIFDVTEWFNCQGMRCPANTHKPSFHVNASLAKQSSGKGSTSAQRGGGIPNDANMDGGINEEEFFEWLQNAVQSGMFETTFRAQSDSPSPGSGSNAKGSSSNSSRKKRKGKKQW from the exons ATGGCTCGGAGAGGAAATCAAAACAAAAGTGGTCCCAATCAGGCTTCACCTAACTGGCAAAATACAGCTGATGGTGATGTGCTAAGTACCCCCAAAAGGGGCGCAGCGGATAGTGAAAATCCGAGTTCACATGTTCAAGGAAGACCAAAGGGTTCTGAAGGAAGCAGCGacaagaaagcaagaagcagcaAAAAGAATAGCATCTCTTCCTCAGGAAAATCAGATGACCGAGTTTCGTATAAACAGCAACAAATGGATACCAGCTGCGATATAAGCAGTTCAGAAGAAAATGATCTGCCATCAAGAACTACTAAAAACAGAAGTGGTAGCAAGAAATCTTCAAGGCGTGgctttggtaaaaaaaatttgataGAACAAACTTCATTGCCTAGATTGGCAGAAAATGTTTTGGAGAAGACCAGGTGCATGGCTTGCATGGCTGCATCCATTTTTAGAGCTTCCATGATGTATGTAGTGGAAGAAAGCAAAAGATTCATCGACAGAAAAAGGCCAACAATCAACACTCTTATGGCTATTGTAAACAAAGGGCATGCCTATGCCTTCAGTAAATTTGAGTATGTTTATCCTATAGCTCGAGCCTGGATGCTTAATGCTGGAAGGTTGATGTTGCTTGCGTTGGCGGTTTGGTTAGACTGCAACGTGAGGGGCTTTGATTCTTTGCTACGACTGGGGACAAATTCCCTCCTTGCAATACTTTGGTGCAGCATGCTATCGATTTTTGCAATGATTGGGATAAAGAAAATGCTCATATTCGTG GTGATTGCTGCTTCTGCAGTTGCCTTTATTGGTATAGGTTTTGGTATCCTGCTTATCTCAGTGCTTGCAGCGGTGATTTTGTGGTTTTATGGAAGCTTTTGGACAACAAGTTCTGTAATAATTCTTGGAG GtgcttcctttttcttgaaaCGTGAACGATTAGCTCTCCTTGTTACCTGTCTATATTCGATGTATTGTGCAAGAAGCTACGTTGGATGGCTCGGGTTACTTTTGAGCCTCAACCTGTCTTTCTTTTCTAGTGACGTTCTAGTGCAGTTTCTGAAGAACAAAGTAGACAATAAAAAATCcaatggttcttcaaggaactCGGAGCGAAGCTCAGGTAGATCAGGCAACATGTTTGAAGAATTCCAGCAAGCATCTGCAGACAGCACCTCACAATCTGGATATCCTCAAGCCTCAGATCGAGGCCCTGGTTATCCTTCAACAAGTGGAGCTGAGAAAGAGTTAACCTCTGAGGATGAAGTGGCTCGTTTACTGAACTGTACTGATCACTATTCAGCATTAGGTTTCCGTCGATATGAAAACATAGATGTATCATCACTCAAGAGAGAATACAAGAAAAAG GCTATGTTAGTCCATCCTGATAAGAATATGGGCAATGATAAAGCTGCTGATGCATTTAAAAAGCTTCAAAATGCATATGAG GTTCTTCTTGATTCATTGAAGCGGAAGACATATGACGATGAGTTAAGGAGGGAAGAACTCTTGAACTACTTTAGACGGTTTCAGAGTGTTTCCCAGAAG AATGGAAGAAATGGCAGTTTTCAACATGGGTTTAGCCCTTCTGAAGGTGTTGATGAAGGTCCTTATAGTTTATCAAGAAGAATAGCCTGCAAAAAGTGTGGTGATTTCCACCTTTGGATTTATACAGGAAGAGCTAAATCACAAGCTAGATGGTGCCAG GACTGCAAGGAGTTTCATCAAGCTAAAGACGGTGATGGATGGTTTGAACAGTCATTTCAACCCGTTCTATTTGGGATGCTGCACAAG CCAGATTTACCTCATGCATATGTTTGCGCGGAAAGCTACATATTTGATGTCACTGAGTGGTTCAACTGTCAG GGAATGAGATGCCCAGCAAACACTCACAAGCCGAGCTTTCATGTTAATGCCAGTCTGGCAAAGCAGAGTAGTGGCAAGGGGAGCACCTCGGCGCAGAGGGGTGGTGGGATCCCGAATGACGCAAATATGGATGGAGGAATCAACGAGGAAGAGTTCTTCGAGTGGCTTCAGAATGCTGTGCAGTCTGGCATGTTTGAAACTACATTCCGTGCGCAAAGCGACTCGCCTTCTCCTGGCAGTGGAAGCAACGCGAAGGGTAGCAGTAGCAATAGTAgtaggaaaaagagaaagggcAAGAAACAGTGGTAA